The Corynebacterium comes genome window below encodes:
- the obgE gene encoding GTPase ObgE, protein MSRFVDRVALHLTAGDGGHGCVSVHREKFKPLGGPDGGNGGHGGDIVLEVSPQVHTLMDFHFRPHIKAQRGTNGSGSHRNGARGEDLVLEVPVGTVVMSEKGQFLADLTVPGTRFIAAKGGFGGLGNAALASNRRKAPGFALNGEPGEQHDIILELKTMADVGLVGFPSAGKSSLISVLSAAKPKIADYPFTTLAPNLGVVNVGHESFTMADVPGLIPGASEGKGLGLDFLRHIERTSVLVHVVDTATMDPGRDPMSDIEALEAELAAYQSELASDVGLGNLRDRPRIIVLNKADVREAEELAEFLKEDLEEKFGWPVFIISAVTHKGLDPLKYKLLEIVKKDRRRRPKVAPDTEHTIIRPQAVDARRRRAPEFQVKVDPEIEGGFIVTGEKMERWITQTDFENDEAVGYLADRLAAIGVEGALLRAGAREGAHVTIGDVTFDWQPLTGSGIDPTVAGRGQDARLQSTERVSAEERKRASQARRGLIDELDYGEGEVAARERWEG, encoded by the coding sequence ATGTCCCGCTTCGTAGACCGCGTGGCACTGCACCTCACAGCAGGCGACGGTGGCCACGGCTGCGTGTCCGTCCATCGTGAGAAGTTCAAGCCGCTCGGCGGCCCCGACGGAGGCAACGGCGGGCACGGCGGTGACATCGTCCTCGAGGTGTCCCCGCAGGTGCACACCCTGATGGACTTCCACTTCCGTCCCCACATCAAGGCACAGCGAGGCACCAACGGCTCGGGTTCGCACCGCAACGGTGCCCGCGGCGAGGACCTCGTCCTCGAGGTGCCGGTGGGCACGGTCGTGATGTCGGAGAAGGGCCAGTTCCTCGCCGACCTCACCGTGCCCGGCACCCGCTTCATCGCCGCCAAGGGCGGTTTCGGTGGTCTGGGCAACGCGGCACTGGCTTCGAACAGGCGCAAGGCCCCCGGCTTCGCCCTCAACGGTGAGCCCGGCGAGCAGCACGACATCATCCTGGAACTGAAGACCATGGCCGACGTCGGCCTGGTGGGTTTCCCCTCGGCGGGCAAGTCCTCGCTGATCTCGGTGCTCTCGGCCGCGAAGCCGAAGATCGCCGACTACCCCTTCACCACCCTCGCGCCGAACCTGGGCGTGGTCAACGTCGGACACGAGTCCTTCACCATGGCTGATGTGCCCGGGCTGATCCCCGGCGCCTCGGAGGGCAAGGGCCTGGGCCTGGACTTCCTGCGCCACATCGAGCGCACCTCTGTGCTCGTGCACGTGGTGGACACCGCCACCATGGACCCCGGCCGCGACCCGATGAGCGACATCGAGGCCCTGGAGGCGGAGCTCGCCGCTTACCAGTCCGAGCTCGCCAGTGACGTCGGGTTGGGCAATCTGCGGGATCGTCCGCGCATCATCGTGCTCAACAAGGCCGACGTCCGGGAGGCGGAGGAACTGGCGGAGTTCCTCAAGGAGGACCTGGAGGAGAAGTTCGGCTGGCCGGTCTTCATCATCTCAGCGGTCACCCACAAGGGCCTGGACCCGCTGAAGTACAAGCTCCTGGAGATCGTCAAGAAGGACCGTCGCCGCCGCCCGAAGGTGGCACCGGACACCGAGCACACGATCATCCGTCCGCAGGCCGTCGATGCACGACGCCGCCGTGCACCCGAGTTCCAGGTCAAGGTGGACCCCGAGATCGAGGGCGGCTTCATCGTCACCGGCGAGAAGATGGAACGCTGGATCACCCAGACCGACTTCGAGAACGACGAAGCCGTCGGCTACCTCGCCGACCGACTCGCTGCGATCGGGGTCGAGGGTGCCCTGCTCAGGGCCGGCGCCCGCGAAGGGGCACACGTGACCATCGGTGACGTGACCTTCGACTGGCAGCCGTTGACCGGTTCCGGCATCGACCCGACTGTCGCGGGCCGTGGCCAGGACGCTCGCCTGCAGTCCACCGAACGCGTGTCCGCAGAGGAGCGCAAGCGTGCCTCGCAGGCACGTCGTGGACTCATCGACGAGCTCGACTACGGAGAGGGAGAGGTCGCCGCCCGCGAGCGCTGGGAGGGCTGA
- the rpmA gene encoding 50S ribosomal protein L27, producing the protein MATKKGASSSSNGRDSEAKRLGVKRFGGQQVKAGEILVRQRGTKFHPGENVGRGGDDTLFALKSGAVEFGIRRNRRMVNIVENETVDA; encoded by the coding sequence ATGGCAACTAAGAAGGGTGCATCCAGCTCCAGCAACGGCCGCGACTCCGAGGCCAAGCGCCTCGGCGTGAAGCGTTTCGGTGGCCAGCAGGTCAAGGCAGGTGAGATCCTGGTCCGTCAGCGCGGCACCAAGTTCCACCCGGGCGAGAACGTCGGTCGCGGTGGCGACGACACTCTCTTCGCCCTGAAGTCCGGCGCTGTCGAGTTCGGTATCAGGCGCAACCGTCGTATGGTCAACATCGTCGAGAACGAGACCGTCGACGCGTAA
- the rplU gene encoding 50S ribosomal protein L21: protein MYAIVKTGGKQYKVAEGDLVKVEKIEGEPGASLALTPVLLVDGANVTSKSEDLAKVSVAAEIVEHAKGPKIHILKYKNKTGYKKRQGHRQPLTVIKVTGIK from the coding sequence ATGTACGCGATCGTCAAGACCGGCGGCAAGCAGTACAAGGTTGCCGAAGGCGACCTCGTCAAGGTCGAGAAGATCGAGGGTGAGCCGGGTGCGTCCCTGGCTCTCACCCCGGTTCTGCTCGTCGACGGTGCCAACGTAACGTCCAAGTCCGAGGACCTCGCCAAGGTGAGTGTCGCTGCGGAGATCGTCGAGCACGCCAAGGGCCCGAAGATCCACATTCTCAAGTACAAGAACAAGACCGGCTACAAGAAGCGCCAGGGTCACCGTCAGCCGCTGACGGTCATCAAGGTCACCGGAATCAAGTAA
- a CDS encoding translation initiation factor IF-2 N-terminal domain-containing protein → MAESTEPTENANAGNVEKDALKKRRSTRKTTRKTTRREPAPENEQRPEAELRPELDPLLLENKVRVHVLAKALGRTSKELAETAAGLGLKKVAQSTLTPQEARQIVEALLPPVSQPGQAPTPEPETGEEPRDEDEIRTRVRKNVANEISQIEERVDADLAVLVHEQPEDELLEDVTPEITPMPTEQPIVEQFAPLFMAPGTEPVADEAEEDADSSASRRRRRGRRGVGRGRGAEEQQEQDAIEDEAEVAVEIAVEVADEDEQDDVDTQAHEEELPDEPVALKGSTRLEAQRRRRTEMREEGRRKKHIVSQAEFLARRESVARTMVVRERQRHDHPGLVTQVGVLEDDLLVEHFVTSETQASMIGNIYLGRVQNVLPSMEAAFIDIGKGRNGVLYAGEVDWKSTGLGGRGRRIEQALKSGDQVLVQVSKDPVGHKGARLTTQISLAGRYLVYVPGGRSAGISRKLPGPERKRLKEILGRVVPGQGGAIIRTAAENVPEEAIAADVDRLHRLWEDIQDRADRELNARGSKPITMYEEPDMLVKVIRDLFNEDFTSLTVDGDRAWNTVHAYVKSVAPDLLDRLQRYNRNDNGGQDAFEQYRVDEQLQKALNRKVWLPSGGSLVIDRTEAMIVVDVNTGKFTGSGGNLEETVTRNNLEAAEEIVRQMRLRDLGGMIVVDFIDMVLPENQELVLRRLKEALGRDRTRHQVSEVTSLGLVQMTRKRLGTGLLETFSTECEHCNGRGLILHEDPVEEPVEFEDRPRRSPAKPEPAPTRHPVVVAIKREDEAVDIEELAAAVVITPDEDEQESDSRRRRSRRGRRGTSRGRAAESPEVLEVPEAPEVPQASDIEAIVSAAIERADELDPEEPSGADYVLAARSGEKTFQQAMAEFESSPRRRRRTRGHSRSDHRPKPEDFPGSAATGPVAKAEETMIKVQEEREETPTGTEQASSRSRGRRRVSRSARGEQAQQDQQDQQAGRPEPQQPVEDVAEEKSHRNSPSEVSSGAPTRTRGRRRAVRRTTTAAEEAPQVRDEVREQRPERKQDVPEGGVEKRTTRGRRRVTRRSSTR, encoded by the coding sequence GTGGCTGAATCCACCGAACCCACCGAGAACGCCAACGCAGGGAACGTCGAGAAGGACGCGCTGAAGAAGCGCCGCTCGACACGCAAGACCACACGCAAGACCACCCGCAGGGAACCCGCGCCGGAGAATGAGCAGCGCCCGGAGGCTGAGCTGCGCCCGGAGCTGGATCCCCTGCTGCTGGAGAACAAGGTGCGCGTGCACGTACTGGCCAAGGCGCTGGGCAGGACCTCGAAGGAGCTCGCGGAGACGGCCGCCGGGCTGGGGCTGAAGAAGGTCGCGCAGTCGACGCTCACCCCTCAGGAGGCACGTCAGATCGTCGAGGCGCTCCTGCCGCCCGTTTCACAGCCGGGGCAGGCGCCCACCCCGGAGCCGGAAACCGGCGAAGAGCCCCGGGACGAGGATGAGATCCGGACCCGTGTGCGCAAGAACGTGGCCAACGAAATCTCCCAGATCGAGGAGAGGGTCGACGCTGACCTGGCCGTGCTCGTGCACGAGCAGCCGGAGGATGAGCTGCTCGAGGACGTGACCCCGGAGATCACGCCGATGCCGACGGAGCAGCCCATCGTCGAACAGTTCGCACCGTTGTTCATGGCGCCCGGCACGGAGCCCGTGGCGGATGAGGCTGAGGAGGACGCGGACTCGAGCGCTTCCCGACGCCGTCGTCGTGGCCGCCGCGGCGTCGGCCGCGGCCGCGGTGCGGAGGAGCAGCAGGAACAGGACGCGATCGAGGACGAAGCCGAGGTCGCCGTCGAGATCGCGGTCGAGGTCGCAGACGAGGACGAGCAGGACGACGTCGATACGCAGGCGCACGAGGAGGAGCTTCCGGATGAGCCCGTCGCCCTCAAGGGCTCGACGCGGCTGGAGGCGCAGCGTCGCCGACGCACGGAGATGCGTGAGGAGGGGCGCCGCAAGAAGCACATCGTCTCCCAGGCGGAGTTCCTGGCACGCCGGGAGTCGGTGGCCCGCACCATGGTGGTCCGCGAACGGCAGCGGCACGATCACCCCGGTCTGGTGACCCAGGTCGGTGTGCTGGAGGATGACCTGCTGGTCGAGCATTTCGTGACCAGCGAGACGCAGGCCTCGATGATCGGCAACATCTACCTCGGGCGCGTGCAGAATGTGCTGCCGAGCATGGAGGCGGCGTTTATCGACATCGGCAAGGGGCGCAACGGTGTGCTCTACGCCGGTGAAGTCGACTGGAAGTCCACGGGCCTGGGTGGGCGCGGCCGTCGCATCGAGCAGGCCCTGAAGTCCGGCGACCAGGTGCTCGTGCAGGTGAGCAAGGATCCGGTGGGGCACAAGGGTGCGCGTCTGACCACCCAGATCTCGCTGGCCGGCCGCTACCTGGTGTACGTGCCGGGTGGGCGCAGCGCGGGCATCTCCCGGAAGCTGCCCGGGCCGGAGCGCAAGCGTCTCAAGGAGATCCTCGGCCGTGTGGTGCCCGGTCAGGGTGGCGCAATCATCCGTACCGCCGCCGAGAACGTGCCGGAGGAGGCCATCGCCGCGGACGTGGACCGCCTGCACCGTCTGTGGGAGGACATCCAGGACCGCGCGGACAGGGAGTTGAACGCCCGCGGCTCCAAGCCCATCACCATGTACGAAGAGCCGGACATGCTGGTCAAGGTGATCCGTGACCTCTTCAACGAGGATTTCACCTCCCTCACGGTCGACGGCGACCGTGCCTGGAACACCGTCCACGCCTACGTGAAGTCCGTCGCCCCTGATCTGCTGGACCGTCTTCAGCGTTACAACCGCAACGACAACGGCGGCCAGGACGCTTTCGAGCAGTACCGCGTGGACGAGCAGCTGCAGAAGGCACTCAACCGCAAGGTGTGGCTGCCCTCGGGGGGCTCGCTGGTGATCGACCGCACCGAGGCGATGATCGTCGTCGACGTCAACACCGGCAAGTTCACCGGCTCCGGCGGCAACCTCGAGGAGACCGTCACCCGCAACAACCTGGAGGCGGCCGAGGAGATCGTCCGCCAGATGCGTCTGCGCGACCTGGGCGGCATGATCGTCGTCGATTTCATCGACATGGTCCTGCCGGAGAACCAGGAGCTGGTGCTGCGCCGCCTCAAGGAGGCGCTCGGCCGGGACCGCACCCGCCATCAGGTTTCCGAGGTCACCTCCCTCGGCCTCGTGCAGATGACCCGCAAGCGCCTGGGCACCGGTCTGCTGGAGACCTTCTCCACCGAATGTGAGCACTGCAACGGCCGTGGCCTGATCCTGCACGAGGACCCGGTCGAGGAGCCGGTCGAGTTCGAGGACCGTCCGCGTCGTTCACCCGCGAAGCCCGAACCGGCGCCCACCCGCCACCCGGTGGTCGTGGCCATCAAGCGCGAGGATGAGGCCGTCGACATCGAGGAGCTCGCCGCAGCCGTGGTGATCACCCCCGATGAGGATGAGCAGGAGTCTGATTCCCGCCGCCGCCGTTCCCGCCGCGGCCGCCGCGGCACCAGCCGTGGCCGCGCAGCCGAGTCGCCGGAGGTGCTGGAGGTGCCTGAGGCGCCTGAGGTGCCGCAGGCCAGCGACATTGAGGCGATCGTCTCCGCCGCCATCGAACGTGCGGATGAGCTTGATCCGGAGGAGCCCTCCGGCGCCGACTACGTGCTGGCCGCGCGATCGGGTGAGAAGACCTTCCAGCAGGCGATGGCCGAGTTCGAGTCGTCCCCGCGCCGCCGCCGTCGCACCCGCGGTCACTCCCGCTCGGACCATCGCCCGAAGCCGGAGGATTTCCCCGGTTCCGCCGCCACCGGCCCGGTGGCCAAGGCGGAGGAGACCATGATCAAGGTCCAGGAAGAGCGCGAGGAGACGCCGACCGGCACCGAGCAGGCCTCATCCCGCAGCCGCGGTCGTCGCCGTGTCAGCCGCAGTGCCCGTGGCGAGCAGGCCCAGCAGGACCAGCAGGACCAGCAGGCCGGCCGGCCCGAGCCGCAGCAGCCGGTGGAGGACGTGGCGGAGGAGAAGTCGCACCGTAACAGCCCCTCGGAGGTCTCTTCCGGTGCGCCGACCCGCACCCGCGGACGACGACGTGCGGTACGCCGCACAACGACGGCAGCGGAGGAGGCTCCGCAGGTCAGGGATGAGGTCCGGGAGCAGCGTCCGGAGCGGAAGCAGGACGTGCCGGAGGGCGGCGTCGAGAAGCGGACGACGCGTGGCCGACGACGCGTGACCAGGCGCAGCAGCACCCGTTAA
- the ndk gene encoding nucleoside-diphosphate kinase, whose amino-acid sequence MTERTLILIKPDGVTNGHVGEIIARIERKGLKLAALDLRVADRATAEQHYAEHSDKPFFGELVEFITSAPLIAGIVEGERAIEAWRQLAGGTDPVSKATPGTIRGDFALTVGENVVHGSDSAESADREISIWFPNL is encoded by the coding sequence ATGACTGAACGCACTCTCATCCTGATCAAGCCGGACGGCGTCACCAACGGCCACGTCGGCGAGATCATCGCCCGCATCGAGCGCAAGGGCCTCAAGCTCGCCGCTCTGGACCTGCGTGTCGCCGACCGCGCCACCGCCGAGCAGCACTACGCGGAGCACTCCGACAAGCCCTTCTTCGGTGAGCTCGTCGAGTTCATCACCTCCGCTCCGCTGATCGCCGGCATCGTCGAGGGCGAGCGCGCCATCGAGGCATGGCGTCAGCTGGCCGGCGGGACCGACCCGGTCTCCAAGGCCACCCCGGGCACCATCCGCGGCGACTTCGCCCTGACCGTCGGCGAGAACGTCGTCCACGGCTCCGACTCCGCGGAGTCCGCCGACCGCGAGATCTCCATCTGGTTCCCGAACCTCTAG
- a CDS encoding pirin family protein produces MSTTDSFPVKHVLSPTPPHCTDGAKVEIITSREVPLGGPRAMTVYRTLPQRQRSLIGAWCFVDHYGPDDVTATGGMDVAPHPHTGLQTVSWLFEGSITHHDSGDQHAVVLPGEVNLMTAGAGICHSEVSTQDTATLHGVQLWTVLPDADRHGPRRFDHHAPEPVLFDGGSALVFLGSLLGYDSPVPTFSPLVGAELRLDPGALLEVEVNPGFEHGLLVDTGEIDLEGVLVAPTELAYTGTGETVLRIRNHGHVPARMLFIGGEPFDEEIVMWWNFIGRDHSEIEQFRTEWQEQGERFGTTRGYIGKDPHGPTWLPAPTLPHAAIRPRRNPEPVARPDERI; encoded by the coding sequence ATGTCCACGACAGATTCCTTCCCGGTGAAGCACGTCCTCTCCCCCACGCCCCCGCACTGCACCGATGGCGCCAAGGTCGAGATCATCACCTCCCGCGAGGTGCCGCTCGGCGGCCCACGCGCCATGACCGTCTACCGCACCCTCCCCCAGCGCCAACGCAGCCTCATCGGCGCATGGTGCTTCGTCGACCATTACGGCCCGGACGATGTCACCGCCACCGGCGGAATGGACGTCGCCCCGCACCCGCACACCGGCCTGCAGACCGTGTCGTGGCTCTTCGAGGGCTCCATCACCCACCATGATTCCGGTGACCAGCACGCCGTCGTCCTGCCCGGGGAGGTCAACCTCATGACCGCGGGCGCCGGCATCTGCCACTCCGAGGTCTCCACCCAGGACACCGCCACGCTCCACGGCGTGCAGCTGTGGACCGTGCTTCCCGACGCGGACCGCCACGGCCCCCGCCGCTTCGACCACCACGCCCCCGAACCCGTGCTTTTCGACGGCGGCAGCGCCCTCGTCTTCCTTGGCTCCCTCCTCGGCTACGACTCCCCCGTCCCCACCTTCAGCCCGCTCGTCGGCGCCGAACTACGGCTCGACCCGGGCGCGCTGCTCGAGGTGGAGGTCAATCCGGGATTCGAACACGGCCTGCTTGTCGACACCGGCGAGATTGACCTGGAGGGCGTCCTCGTCGCCCCCACCGAGCTGGCCTACACGGGCACCGGCGAAACGGTGCTGCGCATCCGTAACCACGGCCACGTCCCGGCCCGGATGCTGTTCATCGGTGGGGAACCCTTCGACGAGGAGATCGTCATGTGGTGGAACTTCATCGGCCGCGACCACTCCGAGATCGAACAGTTCCGCACCGAATGGCAGGAGCAGGGTGAACGCTTCGGCACCACGCGCGGGTACATCGGCAAGGACCCCCACGGCCCCACCTGGTTGCCCGCGCCCACCCTGCCGCACGCAGCCATCCGGCCGCGGAGGAACCCCGAGCCCGTCGCCCGCCCCGACGAGAGGATCTGA
- a CDS encoding GNAT family N-acetyltransferase: MITRLADRFRIDVDGTTAGHTAYVDCAENRIFHHTEIDEEFGGRGLAGQLVEAALRESTDAGMTIVAVCPYVLRWLQKNDPADINWRRPTPAELIWLKKELA, translated from the coding sequence TTGATCACCCGCCTCGCTGACCGTTTCCGCATCGACGTCGACGGCACCACCGCAGGACACACCGCCTACGTGGACTGTGCCGAGAACCGCATCTTCCACCACACCGAAATCGACGAGGAGTTCGGGGGTCGCGGCCTGGCCGGACAGCTCGTCGAGGCAGCCCTCCGCGAGAGCACCGACGCCGGGATGACCATCGTCGCCGTATGTCCCTATGTGCTCAGATGGTTGCAGAAGAACGACCCGGCCGACATCAACTGGCGCAGGCCCACCCCCGCAGAACTGATCTGGCTGAAGAAGGAGCTGGCATGA
- a CDS encoding carboxymuconolactone decarboxylase family protein: MNRKPPYLDKFYPDVYRALNDVSRKLRVLYPDVDLPLSLIELVSVRVSQINGCGTCLSIHVPAARRAGVPENKLDALAAWRMVDEFTEQEKAALDLAETLTTLPQGRDNSRAGAIACDVFAEEQVAALEWAIIMINTYNRISIASGHPLISR; encoded by the coding sequence ATGAACCGCAAACCCCCGTACCTGGACAAGTTCTACCCCGACGTCTACCGGGCGCTGAACGACGTGAGCAGGAAGCTACGCGTGCTCTACCCCGACGTCGATCTGCCGCTCAGCCTCATCGAACTGGTCTCCGTCCGGGTCAGCCAGATCAACGGCTGCGGCACCTGCCTGTCCATCCACGTGCCCGCCGCCCGCAGGGCCGGCGTGCCGGAGAACAAGCTCGACGCGCTGGCCGCATGGCGGATGGTCGATGAGTTCACCGAGCAGGAGAAGGCCGCGCTCGATCTCGCGGAGACCCTGACCACGCTGCCCCAGGGTCGGGACAACTCCCGGGCCGGCGCCATCGCCTGCGACGTGTTCGCCGAGGAGCAGGTCGCGGCGCTCGAATGGGCGATCATCATGATCAACACATACAACCGGATCTCCATCGCCTCGGGGCACCCGCTGATCTCCAGGTAG
- a CDS encoding DUF4233 domain-containing protein codes for MSRPPADPSDYSPLGPGHAPEKDPLKGIRGVMAGTLILEAITILLALTVILKVDDGVHWTTFNWVFITALGLAHVVMAFLQRFSWALPVNLALQVVLLGGFLVHYSVGVIAIIFIIVWWYLLHLRSTLIERMRRGWLTTQHM; via the coding sequence ATGAGCCGGCCCCCCGCAGACCCGTCCGATTACAGTCCCCTCGGTCCCGGCCACGCCCCCGAGAAGGACCCGCTCAAGGGCATCCGCGGGGTCATGGCGGGCACGCTGATCCTGGAGGCCATCACGATCCTCCTCGCCCTGACCGTGATCCTCAAAGTCGACGACGGCGTCCACTGGACCACCTTCAACTGGGTTTTCATCACCGCCCTGGGCCTCGCGCACGTCGTCATGGCTTTCCTCCAGCGCTTCAGCTGGGCCCTGCCGGTGAACCTCGCCCTCCAGGTCGTGCTCCTGGGCGGATTCCTCGTGCACTACTCGGTCGGCGTCATCGCGATCATCTTCATCATCGTGTGGTGGTACCTGCTGCACCTGCGCTCCACGCTCATCGAACGCATGAGGCGCGGCTGGCTGACCACCCAGCACATGTAG
- the folC gene encoding bifunctional tetrahydrofolate synthase/dihydrofolate synthase, with protein MSREDEILDNAADDEDLEDLADLADLNEAVEITDQGLKLNIDLGDVEKPAVVEVSPEDLAELAVVEAELDTRWPETKIDPSLERIGMLMDLLGSPQNSFPSIHVAGTNGKTSTVRMIESLLRAFHRRTGRTTSPHLQLVTERIGIDGVPIHPRDYVRIWREIQPYVELVDEKSGIRMSKFEVLTALAYAAFADAPVDVAVVEVGMGGTWDATNVIQSDVAVIMPVGLDHTDYLGETIEEIAAEKAGIIKSRWDTDDLLTPPDNVAVVAEQEPAAMKVILQRAVDVDAAVARAGAEFGVVEAAVAVGGQQLTLRGLGGEYEDIFLPLSGEHQARNAAVALAAVEAFFGAGPGRRLDIGTVRSGFAQVTSPGRLERVRSTPTTFIDAAHNPHGATALGQALERDFNFNRLIGVVGVLDDKDARGILVALEPYFSEVVITRNSSPRALDAYVLAEYARDVFGEERVHVDENLASAYELAVELAEDADIQSGAGVVITGSVVTAGEARTLFGKDPA; from the coding sequence GTGAGCCGCGAAGATGAGATCCTCGACAACGCCGCCGATGACGAGGACCTCGAGGACCTGGCTGATCTCGCCGACCTCAACGAGGCCGTGGAGATCACGGACCAGGGGTTGAAGCTCAACATCGACCTCGGTGACGTCGAGAAGCCCGCGGTCGTTGAGGTCTCCCCGGAGGACCTCGCCGAGCTGGCCGTCGTCGAGGCGGAGCTGGACACCCGGTGGCCGGAGACGAAGATCGACCCGTCGCTGGAACGCATCGGGATGCTCATGGATCTGCTGGGTTCCCCGCAGAACTCCTTCCCGTCGATCCACGTCGCGGGGACGAACGGCAAGACCTCGACCGTGCGGATGATCGAGTCGCTCCTGCGCGCATTCCACCGCCGCACCGGTCGCACGACCAGCCCGCACCTGCAGCTGGTCACCGAACGCATCGGCATCGACGGTGTCCCCATCCATCCGCGTGACTACGTGCGGATCTGGCGCGAGATCCAGCCCTACGTCGAGCTCGTCGACGAGAAGTCCGGCATCAGGATGTCCAAGTTCGAGGTCCTCACCGCGCTGGCGTACGCCGCGTTCGCCGACGCCCCCGTCGACGTCGCCGTCGTCGAGGTCGGCATGGGCGGCACCTGGGACGCCACCAACGTCATCCAGTCGGACGTCGCCGTGATCATGCCCGTGGGGCTCGATCACACCGACTACCTGGGAGAGACGATCGAGGAGATCGCGGCGGAGAAGGCGGGCATCATCAAGTCCCGCTGGGACACCGACGATCTGCTCACCCCGCCCGACAACGTCGCTGTCGTCGCCGAGCAGGAGCCGGCCGCCATGAAGGTGATCCTGCAGCGGGCCGTCGACGTCGACGCAGCCGTCGCCCGCGCCGGCGCGGAGTTCGGTGTCGTCGAGGCCGCCGTGGCCGTCGGTGGACAGCAGCTCACCCTGCGTGGTCTGGGTGGCGAGTACGAGGACATCTTCCTGCCGCTGTCCGGCGAGCACCAGGCGCGCAACGCCGCCGTCGCGTTGGCCGCCGTGGAGGCGTTCTTCGGGGCGGGCCCCGGCCGTCGGCTGGACATCGGTACCGTACGCAGCGGTTTCGCCCAGGTCACCTCGCCCGGCCGTCTGGAGCGTGTGCGCTCGACACCGACCACCTTCATCGACGCCGCCCACAACCCGCACGGCGCGACCGCGCTGGGGCAGGCACTGGAGCGGGACTTCAACTTCAACCGCCTCATCGGCGTCGTCGGGGTGCTCGACGACAAAGACGCCCGCGGCATCCTGGTGGCGTTGGAGCCCTACTTCTCCGAGGTCGTGATCACCCGGAACTCGAGCCCGCGTGCACTCGACGCCTACGTGCTGGCGGAGTACGCACGTGACGTCTTCGGAGAGGAACGCGTACACGTCGACGAGAACCTCGCCTCCGCCTACGAGCTGGCCGTCGAGCTCGCCGAAGACGCTGACATCCAGTCCGGCGCCGGCGTCGTGATCACCGGATCGGTGGTCACCGCGGGTGAAGCCCGCACCCTGTTCGGAAAGGACCCCGCATGA